The Plasmodium knowlesi strain H genome assembly, chromosome: 14 genome has a segment encoding these proteins:
- a CDS encoding DNA repair protein rhp16, putative, whose protein sequence is MGDNLDKIFSKKEQFFKEIIDTNCIFVKELKNWVGTNYIKRLKLKKESLNLTPKLLINRTKSKASRCRVCGFAIEKNTLRIGYPTKDPRGNYGFISCWVHLDCSRKILYAILYTQENEPHLKAYLNNEEHNVCEGEYNLHEQFIYENINWEFFFGGFDELDDEEKEKLKETAKPCEIKNGMKGRNSFEALMNQEKEAFSASNLIKQESRVIENKLKIPKELKFDLLEYQKEGVSWMINQEESSVKGGILADEMGMGKTIQAITLILCQKINKLKAEAEGHSKQDNGESAKMECATGIQVKVKEESDNSVVVINSGGGSSEDGGCVKKEKIKERKSKKATTRKRGSGKKETVYKGKPKNENAEELAQGKKDKSQGQTLIIAPIAAVMQWKSEIEKFIEGDILKVYVYHGSVKKVSFEELQKYDIIITSYAMVEVHFRKIINKYKVPCEYCGRLYLPNTLVLHKKYFCGPDAVRTEKLKKRKKKNKDTALVAMKKFDDNFVPTPRNVLLEIMNESKRDSKGGKSEEAHSAKGKKKRGKPKKEENPITYRSGRTGSDAIIVSSGEDHQESESSSVSNKPVYSPLTRKTSSRVIDLCNLGFEKDIIDKRISSTHKGKGKNKKNIKWNDVIRDILQNHEYTVDMNNRCKDVLKDIYLSDKMIEEEELRRLNMGELKVLLITMGKHIFGTKVELINRVLVSSRYIRQELMLTKGDAQSEVMYKAEDTEKGVLSNMSSTASSAAGMGMTHGGNNGGDSTASFGGGFGDPPDDEDYRGEENGTVNRRKSGRVRRGGAKGKNNVRRKTTGGNSCTLRKSKRRNSSSAKVKLKRRRRSNSSVVDGSISPSDSDESFRIDELGSDVEKSSSFSSWESNTKKEDTSDASDSAESYGSIIVEKAKKKRNNKKSGETSIFDESALHQIEWNRIILDEAHRIKNRNTSTTQSIFNLKCSGYRWCLTGTPLQNRIGELYSLIRFLEFYPYAYYFCSKKDCKCMLLNYEMKDNKFCFLCDHSRINHFNYFNKRILRPIQLFGYNGEGVTSMCYLKSEVLDKILLRRTKGERKKDIKLNPLHITIRKDKLSNEEKDFYESLYKQTSTQFDTYVKSNTVLHNYAHIFDLLSRLRQAADHPYLILFGNSFLSDPSGKFIKKNSSIIPAISNDFVCGICLENVPKKMNISSKCNHNFHKPCLKQYIESFQVGGTCGGNAVDGDGGGDDDDDDVFSCGPSGGRVRKAHTYHLGEESDQNGGSLYDRNEIVFNEEPSMCDTANEADGKKLNKKAKSISVVKFKDKEKKKFVSLSSKEETSVQDLPLGCPVCYVPLTVDFNLLNQVEEQDEEEMIVCKEETTYINKSFINRINTNEYRSSTKIEAVFEEVKNVIHTTDDKCLIFSQYCSMLDLIEYHLKKHNIICSKLLGYMPMVSRNNILYNFNEDKHLRVLLISLKAGGEGLNLQVANRIFIVDPWWNPAAELQAIQRAHRIGQTKTVYATRFIIENTVEEKIVQLQNKKQLVFDCTIGDSGNAMQKLTKEDLAFLFHA, encoded by the exons ATGGGTGATAACCtggataaaatattttctaagaaggaacaattttttaaagaaataatTGATACGAACTGCATATTCGTTAAGGAGCTAAAAAACTGGGTTGGCACAAATTACATCAAGAGGTTGAAGCTGAAAAAGGAGTCGCTGAATCTGACCCCCAAGTTGTTGATAAACCGGACAAAGTCGA AAGCCAGCCGCTGTCGAGTGTGCGGATTTGCGATCGAAAAGAACACTTTACGTATAGGGTACCCGACGAAAGATCCCAGGGGAAACTACGGTTTTATAAGTTGTTGGGTCCACCTGGACTGCAGCAGAAAAATCCTTTACGCCATTTTGTATACGCAAGAAAATGAGCCACACTTGAAGGCGTACCTAAACAACGAAGAACACAATGTGTGTGAGGGGGAGTACAATTTgcatgaacagttcatataTGAAAACATAAactgggaatttttttttggaggatTTGACGAActggatgatgaagaaaaggaaaagttaaaagAAACGGCCAAGCCGTGTGAAATAAAGAATGGCATGAAGGGGAGGAACAGTTTTGAAGCGCTGATGAATCAGGAGAAAGAAGCATTCAGCGCAAGCAATTTGATTAAACAAGAAAGTCGAGTTAtcgaaaataaattaaaaattccaAAGGAACTTAAATTTGATTTGTTGGAATATCAGAAGGAGGGAGTATCTTGGATGATTAACCAAGAGGAGTCCAGCGTTAAGGGGGGTATCTTGGCCGATGAAATGGGCATGGGAAAAACCATACAGGCCATTACGCTAATTTTGTGTcagaaaattaataaattaaaGGCAGAAGCGGAGGGGCATTCCAAACAAGACAACGGGGAATCGGCAAAAATGGAGTGCGCAACGGGTATCCAGGTGAAAGTGAAGGAGGAGTCAGACAATAGCGTGGTGGTTATTAACAGCGGGGGAGGGAGTTCAGAAGATGGAGGATGTgttaagaaggagaagattaAGGAGAGAAAATCCAAGAAGGCTACAACAAGAAAGAGGGGAAGTGGCAAGAAGGAAACCGTTTACAAGGGGAAGCCCAAGAACGAAAATGCGGAAGAGCTTGCGCAAGGTAAAAAAGACAAGAGCCAAGGACAGACACTGATCATTGCGCCCATTGCAGCGGTAATGCAATGGAAATCAGAGATAGAAAAATTCATAGAAGGAGATATCCTAAAAGTGTATGTATACCATggaagtgtaaaaaaagtaTCATTTGAAGAACTCCAAAAATACGATATCATTATTACATCTTATGCCATGGTAGAGGTGCACTttcgaaaaataataaacaaGTACAAGGTTCCGTGCGAATATTGCGGGAGGTTATATCTTCCCAACACGCTGGTGCTTCATAAGAAGTACTTTTGTGGGCCAGATGCTGTTAGaacggaaaaattaaaaaagagaaaaaaaaaaaacaaagataCTGCACTAGTGGCTATGAAAAAGTTTGACGATAATTTTGTGCCGACGCCAAGAAATGTTCTCCTGGAAATAATGAATGAAAGTAAAAGGGATAGTAAGGGGGGTAAAAGTGAAGAGGCCCATTCggcaaaggggaagaagaaaaggggaaaacccaaaaaggaggaaaacccTATCACCTACAGAAGCGGAAGAACAGGAAGCGATGCCATTATTGTGAGCTCGGGGGAGGATCACCAAGAAAGCGAGAGCAGTTCCGTGTCGAACAAGCCGGTGTATTCCCCCCTGACGAGGAAAACGTCAAGTAGAGTAATAGACCTGTGCAACTTAGGATTTGAAAAAGATATAATTGACAAGAGGATCAGCAGCACGcataagggaaaaggaaagaataaaaaaaacataaagtGGAATGATGTCATTAGGGATATATTGCAAAACCATGAGTACACTGTCGATATGAATAATCGTTGTAAGGATGTGTTGAAGGATATTTATTTAAGTGATAAGATGatagaagaggaggaatTGAGGAGATTAAACATGGGAGAACTAAAAGTTCTGCTGATAACAATGGGTAAGCATATTTTTGGAACGAAGGTTGAACTTATCAATAGGGTTTTAGTTTCTTCCAGGTATATAAGACAAGAGCTGATGTTAACCAAGGGGGATGCGCAAAGCGAGGTGATGTACAAGGCGGAGGACACAGAGAAAGGGGTGCTCAGTAATATGAGCAGCACCGCTTCGAGCGCAGCAGGAATGGGGATGACGCATGGTGGTAATAATGGTGGTGATTCAACTGCTTCTTTTGGTGGTGGTTTTGGAGATCCTCCTGATGATGAAGATTATCGTGGCGAGGAGAACGGAACGGTGAATCGGAGGAAAAGTGGCAGAGTACGACGGGGAGGGGCGAAGGGTAAGAACAACGTCAGGAGAAAAACGACGGGAGGGAATTCCTGCACATTGAGAAAAAGCAAGAGGAGAAACAGTTCAAGCGCCAAGGTAAAGTTGAaacggagaagaagaagcaatagTAGTGTAGTCGACGGAAGTATTAGCCCAAGCGACAGTGATGAATCGTTTAGGATAGATGAACTTGGGAGCGATGTAGAAAaatcctcctccttctcctcttGGGAGAGCAAtacaaagaaggaagacacaAGTGATGCGTCCGACTCGGCTGAATCGTACGGTTCGATAATTGTTGAAAaggcgaaaaagaaaagaaacaataAGAAGAGCGGCGAAACTAGCATTTTTGACGAGAGTGCTTTGCACCAAATAGAGTGGAACAGGATAATTCTAGACGAAGCACacagaataaaaaatcgGAACACATCAACGACTCAATCAATTTTCAATTTAAAGTGTTCAGGCTACCGTTGGTGTTTGACTGGAACACCATTACAGAACAGAATAGGGGAATTATATAGTTTGATTAGGTTTCTTGAGTTCTACCCTTACGCATATTATTTCTGTTCGAAGAAGGATTGTAAATGTATGCTACTAAATTACGAAATGAAGGACAATaagttttgttttctttgtgACCACTCCAGAATTAACCATTTCAATTATTTCAACAAAAGGATACTCAGACCGATACAACTGTTTGGTTACAACGGGGAGGGAGTAACCAGTATGTGTTATTTAAAGAGTGAAGTGCTGGACAAAATACTATTAAGGAGAACTAAAGGAGAACGAAAGAAGGATATTAAATTGAATCCATTACATATTACAATTAGAAAGGATAAATTatcaaatgaggagaaggattTTTATGAATCCCTTTACAAACAAACATCTACCCAGTTTGATACTTATGTCAAGTCCAATACTGTTTTGCACAACTATGCTCATATCTTTGATTTACTGAGCCGATTAAGACAAGCTGCTGATCACCCCTACTTGATTCTTTTTGGAAATTCCTTCCTTAGTGACCCCTCGGGgaaattcataaaaaagaattcgtCCATCATCCCTGCCATTTCAAATGACTTCGTCTGTGGTATCTGTTTGGAGAATGTCCCGAAGAAGATGAACATCAGTAGCAAGTGTAACCACAATTTCCACAAGCCATGTTTGAAGCAGTATATTGAGAGTTTCCAGGTGGGGGGCACATGTGGTGGTAATGCTGTTGAtggtgatggtggtggtgatgatgatgatgatgatgtgtTCAGTTGTGGGCCTTCCGGTGGCAGGGTAAGGAAGGCACACACCTACCATTTGGGGGAGGAGTCAGACCAAAACGGAGGGAGTCTCTACGACAGAAACGAAATCGTATTCAATGAAGAGCCATCTATGTGTGACACCGCCAACGAAGCAGATGGAAAGAAACTAAATAAGAAAGCCAAGTCCATTTCAGTAGTTAAATTTaaggataaagaaaagaaaaagttcgTTAGTCTGTCaagtaaagaagaaacgtCAGTGCAGGATTTACCTCTCGGTTGTCCAGTATGTTATGTACCCTTAACTGTAGATTTTAATTTGCTGAATCAAGTGGAAGAacaggatgaagaagaaatgatcGTATGCAAGGAGGAAACTACTTATATTAACAAAAGCTTTATTAACCGAATTAATACAAACGAATATCGATCGAGTACCAAGATAGAAGCAGTTTttgaggaagtaaaaaatgtgattcATACCACAGATGATAAATGCCTAATATTTTCACAGTATTGTTCTATGCTAGATTTAATTGAATACCATTTGAAGAAACACAACATCATTTGTTCGAAGTTGTTAGGTTACATGCCCATGGTATCTAGGAATAATATTCTCTACAATTTTAACGAAGACAAACATTTACGAGTTTTGCTGATCAGTTTGAAGGCTGGTGGAGAGGGGCTAAATTTACAGGTGGCCAATCGTATCTTCATCGTAGATCCGTGGTGGAACCCCGCCGCAGAGTTACAGGCAATTCAGAGAGCCCACCGGATTGGACAGACGAAAACAGTGTACGCCACGCGATTCATCATAGAGAACACCGTTGAGGAGAAAATCGTGCAGTTGCAGAATAAGAAACAACTTGTGTTTGACTGCACCATTGGGGATTCGGGAAATGCCATGCAGAAGTTGACCAAGGAAGACTTGGCTTTTCTCTTCCACGCGTAG
- a CDS encoding coronin, putative gives MSSIPYLKNLYPDPSNKLFDDLRICSRVIDSCGIACSSGFVAVPWEVEGGGLIGAIRLENQMRKPPVIKLKGHTSSILDLQFNPCFSEILASGSEDLTVRVWEIPHNDESVKEIKDPQCILKGHKKKISIIDWNPMNYYIMCSSGFDSFVNIWDIENEKRAFQIVMPKKLSSLKWNIKGNLLSGTCVGKHMHIIDPRKREIASSFHIHSGGKNTKNIWIDGLGGDDNYILSTGFSKNNFREMKLWDLRNTTSALVTMSIDNASAPLIPHYDESTGLIYIIGKGDGNCRYYQHSLGSIRKVNEYKSCSPFRSFGFLPKQICDVYKCEIGRVYKNENNSSIRPISFYVPRKNPTKFQEDLYPPILLHDPENSSRNWIKGKDNKMSRINIKDLTEDDLRITKKYKFVPQSFNSIIIGEDYTSKRTSIIRQLTKKFTFFKKGIHNDGFSSVNSFKESVFIYPKSFKEKWLLTEKGGAQFSSNNSLERGAAEEAEEGQQTGQQTGQETGQQDELEEFPLESEQPCDGESRGTSELPVGLSRGKTQRAGGSNCFNGLRCARLCRGK, from the exons ATGAGTAGCATTCCGTATCTAAAGAATCTATATC cGGATCCTTCGAACAAACTTTTTGACGACCTGCGGATATGCTCGAGGGTGATCGACTCATGCGGCATTGCGTGTAGCTCGGGGTTCGTAGCG GTGCCCTGGGAAGTGGAGGGTGGCGGGCTGATAGGAGCCATTCGTCTGGAGAACCAAATGCGGAAACCGCCAGTGATAAAGCTGAAGGGGCACACGTCAAGCATCTTGGACCTTCAGTTCAACCCCTGTTTCAGTGAAATTTTGGCATCAGGTTCAGAAGACCTAACAGTACGTGTGTGGGAGATACCGCATAATGACGAGTCTgtcaaagaaataaaagatcCACAGTGTATTCTCAaaggacataaaaaaaaaatatccatcATAGATTGGAACCCAATGAACTATTATATCATGTGTTCAAGTGGATTCGATTCCTTTGTGAATATATGGGACATAGAAAATGAGAAGAGAGCATTCCAGATAGTAATGCCAAAGAAATTATCTTCCTTGAAGTGGAATATCAAGGGAAACTTACTAAGCGGTACGTGTGTAGGAAAACATATGCACATTATAGATCcgagaaaaagagaaattgcTTCTAGTTTCCACATTCATAGTGGTGGAAAGAAtacgaaaaatatatggatAGATGGATTAGGTGGGGATGATAACTATATTTTGAGTACAGgtttttctaaaaataatttcagaGAAATGAAATTGTGGGATTTAAGGAATACCACTTCTGCTTTAGTGACTATGTCTATAGATAATGCATCTGCTCCATTGATACCACATTATGATGAAAGTACTGgacttatatatattattggAAAGGGGGATGGCAATTGTCGGTACTATCAGCATTCCCTTGGAAGTATACGTAAGGTAAACGAATACAAATCCTGTTCTCCATTTAGATCATTTGGTTTTTTACCAAAACAAATTTGTGATGTATATAAGTGTGAAATTGGGAGGGTATATAAGAACGAAAATAATAGTAGCATCAGACCCATCTCTTTTTATGTACCTAGAAAGAATCCAACGAAATTTCAAGAGGATTTGTATCCACCTATTCTACTGCACGATCCTGAAAATTCCTCCCGAAACTGGATTAAAGGGAAAGACAACAAAATGAGTCGCATAAATATAAAGGATTTAACAGAGGATGATTTAAGAATTACTAAAAAGTATAAATTCGTACCGCAGTCTTTTAATAGTATCATTATAGGGGAAGACTACACGAGTAAGAGAACTTCAATCATTAGACAGCTTACAAAgaaatttactttttttaaaaagggtaTCCACAATGATGGTTTTTCCTCCGTGAATAGCTTCAAGGAAtctgtttttatttaccCTAAGAGCTTTAAGGAGAAGTGGTTGCTCACTGAGAAGGGCGGAGCTCAGTTCTCGTCGAACAATTCCCTGGAGAGGGGTGCGGCGGAGGAAGCGGAAGAGGGACAGCAGACGGGACAGCAGACGGGACAGGAAACGGGACAGCAAGATGAGCTGGAGGAGTTCCCTTTGGAAAGCGAACAGCCGTGCGACGGGGAGAGCAGGGGAACAAGCGAGTTGCCCGTTGGGCTGTCGAGGGGGAAGACCCAGCGAGCGGGGGGCTCGAATTGTTTCAACGGGCTGCGGTGTGCGCGCCTGTGCAGGGGTAAGTAA
- a CDS encoding thymidylate kinase, putative — MDSMNSSTNDGTKKKGKFIVFEGLDRSGKSTQSKLLVEHLRRKNVEVNHLCFPNRETPTGQIIAKYLKMQNDMTNETIHLLFSANRWELMGEIKRLLSKGVWVVCDRYAYSGVAYSSGALKLSKTWCMNPDQGLIKPDVVFYLNVPPNYAQQRSEYGEEIYEKVEVQKRIYEAYKNFSQEDYWINLDGTKNINDIHQDVVNEITKLEPVHEEPFTFLWS; from the exons ATGGATTCAATGAATAGTAGTACCAATGATGGCAccaaaaagaaggggaaatttaTAGTCTTTGAAGGGCTGGATAG GTCGGGGAAATCAACTCAGTCAAAACTGCTAGTGGAGCAtttgaggaggaaaaatgtggaagtCAACCATTTGTGTTTCCCTA aCAGGGAAACCCCCACGGGACAAATAATCGCCAAGTATTTGAAAATGCAGAACGACATGACGAACGAAACCATCCATCTACTCTTCTCGGCAAATCGATGGGAGctaat GGGTGAAATTAAGCGTCTCCTGTCTAAGGGTGTCTGGGTTGTCTGCGACAGATATGCTTACTCTGGGGTTGCCTACTCTTCGGGAGCGCTT AAATTGTCTAAAACCTGGTGCATGAACCCCGACCAAGGCCTCATCAAACCAGACGTCGTTTTTTATCTCAACGTTCCTCCCAATTACGCCCAGCAGAGATCAGAATACG GTGAAGAAATTTACGAGAAGGTCGAAGTCCAGAAGAGGATATACGAAGCATATAAAAATTTCTCCCAAGAGGATTATTGGATAAACCTTGATGGGACGAAAAATATCAAC GACATACACCAAGATGTTGTAAATGAGATAACCAAACTGGAACCAGTGCATGAAGAAccgttcacatttttgtggTCGTAG
- a CDS encoding DEAD/DEAH box helicase (fragment) has product MEGKNMKMDEEAEGMEAENEKVQEGEMENAESENAESENAESENAESDSAESENDNVESENDNVESENDNVESENDNVESENDNVESENDNVESENDNVESENDNVESENEDARGECEEPSSKKNPKENDSSSVIDRNTLWSDLYISRPFLKVLYEGKLNNPTFIQRDVIPLALEGKSILANSETGSGKTLAFVLPILERLLHSPNIKMRSYNPRSICITKSLILLPTRELALQCYDVVKSMTKYVPITYSLFCGGIDVKQQEHEYKKKKDIFICTPGRILDLLLNSSSDFINYLEVVVFDEADKLLELGFKEECLKVLDVCKFKKQILFFSATLTRDIKELANFSLKNPIFIQSGVDNRKVDSKGEIIPSCISNKKILKSFKISEKLNQEFVNIVNEKYRRAALLHLCSNVYKNHAIIFFKTKKETHLMYLIFSLFNFKCAELHGSLTQKKRIESILKFKKNEVDFLLCTELASRGLDIDHILYVINYNLPSNVIKYVHRIGRTARIGKDGTSSTLYRPNEKTDVKKIIKGLKKSKNAKIFRRNISNDSILHWDNLLRKKKKQIKEMIKEEKENKEIDKATKSIEKIKNLIQFKEEIMSRPPREWFLTNKEKLHLRKLNMKNDMLCDGSTGESGENHTRGERACKNQTDGNGVRRKDTDREGACRKNSDKKKSRKDKKKNQKRDKEEDKSKLKNFRSIIRELKLNVLVNGKGKMEKSKNVKGVRKNWQKNKNGAGVQGGKVGKGINRDNNANSGRIGNGAKNGNNPPRSAAQFKKRKRS; this is encoded by the coding sequence atggaagggaagaataTGAAGATGGACGAGGAGGCTGAAGGGATGGAGGctgaaaatgagaaagttCAGGAGggcgaaatggaaaatgcaGAAAGTGAAAATGCAGAAAGTGAAAATGCAGAAAGTGAAAATGCAGAAAGTGATAGTGCagaaagtgaaaatgataatgtagaaagtgaaaatgataatgtagaaagtgaaaatgataatgtagaaagtgaaaatgataatgtagaaagtgaaaatgataatgtagaaagtgaaaatgataatgtagaaagtgaaaatgataatgtagaaagtgaaaatgatAATGTAGAAAGTGAAAATGAGGATGCAAGAGGGGAGTGTGAGGAACCCTCCAGTAAGAAAAACCCGAAGGAGAACGACAGCAGCAGCGTCATCGACCGGAATACGTTGTGGAGCGACCTGTACATCTCGAGGCCCTTTCTGAAGGTTCTGTATGAAGGGAAATTGAACAATCCGACATTTATCCAGCGAGACGTGATACCGCTAGCCCTGGAGGGGAAAAGCATTTTAGCTAATTCAGAGACGGGTTCAGGAAAAACGCTAGCATTCGTGTTGCCCATATTAGAAAGACTGCTACACAGCCCcaacataaaaatgagaagttATAATCCGAGGAGCATATGTATAACAAAGAGTTTAATACTTTTACCAACGAGGGAGCTAGCTCTTCAGTGTTATGACGTAGTGAAAAGTATGACAAAGTATGTGCCAATTActtattcacttttttgtgGAGGAATAGATGTAAAGCAACAGGAGCATGagtacaaaaagaagaaagacaTTTTCATTTGCACTCCGGGGAGAATTCTTGATTTATTGTTAAACTCATCCAGTGATTTTATAAACTACCTAGAAGTGGTAGTCTTCGACGAAGCTGACAAATTATTGGAGTTAGGATTCAAGGAGGAATGTTTGAAGGTGTTAGATGTGTGTAAGTTTAAGAAGcagattttatttttttcagctACCTTAACTAGAGATATTAAGGAGCTAGctaatttttctcttaagAACCCAATCTTTATACAAAGTGGGGTGGATAATAGGAAAGTAGATTCCAAGGGGGAAATTATTCCTAGTTGCATtagcaataaaaaaatcttaaagtcttttaaaatttcagaaaaattaaatcaagAATTCGTGAATATTGTAAATGAAAAGTATAGGAGAGCAGCCCTACTACATCTGTGCAGTAATGTGTATAAGAATCAtgccataattttttttaagacaaAGAAAGAGACACATCTGATGTATTTAATCTTTTCCTTGTTTAACTTCAAATGCGCTGAGTTGCATGGTTCTCTTACTCAAAAGAAGAGAATAGAATCCATTTTgaaatttaagaaaaatgaagtggattttttattatgcaCTGAATTGGCATCTAGAGGACTGGACATAGACCATATTTTGTACGTGATAAATTATAACCTACCTTCCAACGTTATTAAGTATGTTCATAGAATCGGAAGAACAGCAAGGATAGGGAAAGACGGAACGTCGAGTACTCTGTACAGACCTAATGAAAAAAcagatgtgaaaaaaataattaaaggattgaaaaaaagcaaaaatgcaaaaatatttagGAGGAACATATCCAATGATAGCATCTTACATTGGGATAATTTActtaggaagaaaaaaaaacaaattaaagaaatgataaaggaggaaaaggaaaataaagaaattgaTAAAGCCACCAAGTCTatagagaaaattaaaaacctCATTcagtttaaggaagaaattatgaGTAGACCTCCCAGGGAATGGTTCTTGacaaacaaagaaaaactcCACCTACGGAAGTTAAACATGAAGAATGACATGTTATGTGATGGCTCCACAGGGGAGAGTGGCGAAAATCATACTAGAGGGGAGAGGGCATGTAAAAATCAAACTGATGGGAATGGAGTACGTAGAAAGGACACTGATAGGGAGGGAGCATGTAGAAAGAACTCCGATAAGAAGAAATCCCGCaaggacaaaaagaaaaaccaaAAGAGAGATAAAGAGGAAGACAAAAGCAAACTCAAAAATTTTCGTTCCATTATAAGGGAACTGAAGCTGAACGTGCTGGTAAACGGCAAGGgtaaaatggagaaatcgaaaaatgtgaaggggGTTAGGAAGAACTGGCAAAAGAATAAGAATGGAGCAGGTGTacaaggtggtaaggttgggAAGGGCATCAACCGAGACAATAACGCCAATAGCGGCAGAATTGGCAATGGCGCTAAGAACGGGAACAACCCCCCCCGCAGTGCAGCGCagttcaaaaaaaggaaaagaagttaA
- a CDS encoding tryptophan--tRNA ligase, putative encodes MRFRNTLEVRCMSTQNIFLSKTCIMRSARVLILCLLILAQIDLYAYAKMVRKGGCTSFLSKIPQVKRTKLKVKLKRECTYLTGIKPSGNIHLGNYIGCLNPIINLEAKRNTHFKRSKTKKTVKIHKIILIADLHSLTSLDNLPTLRKNVVDSVNTILSLIIDMYVKKKKYIQVFINNVKLEHLLKWGNMNRILNEEVFQQLSRRSTSRDYQFYSFLKNLSGCEYSYFKHHNELSHQQNIPSTDEDTPFNLQLQRNNQENQRTNFQNKIKQKHYFSIFRQSDIAQHTSLYYLINSFTSVNMLNKHVHVKNVSKNKSVALLSYPNLMLADILLYKPDYLIVGVDQKKNIEVMKTISKKINSYFPHMIGLPKIFLSKFYVQIMNLDGQQKMSKHDHDDLSGNDNNSHNIIYLFDEKQIIEDKIKKSKTDNYNKLIYAQSDRKEINNLINLFFFFYHYKMRGLFSLVNESDRYIPSTDQLFQNKQEQNTQNNSTSFYDCSHDRNYNQHVTSSDKIYPEVDTNKSDEEKLHPSSKNNINPNINPQIANQILSCYNNNYATFKYELSHLIYEHFLLPKFVYSVLQSDSGNLVNHVLREGKKCLSRRATKTFQNFKKRLNI; translated from the exons ATGCGTTTTCGCAACACTCTTGAGGTCAGATGTATGAGCACACAAAATATCTTCCTATCGAAAACGTGCATAATGAGAAGCGCACGAGTTCTCATTCTATGCCTCCTCATACTTGCGCAGATTGACCTTTATGCATATGCTAAAATGGTGCGCAAGGGAGGCTGCACTTCCTTTCTTTCGAAGATTCCACAagtgaaaagaacaaaattgaaaGTTAAGCTCAAAAGAGAGTGTACCTATCTAACGGGGATTAAG CCAAGCGGCAACATCCACCTGGGAAATTACATCGGATGCCTAAACCCAATCATAAACTTGGAAGCCAAAAGGAACACTCACTTCAAGAGaagtaaaacaaaaaagacgGTGAAGATACATAAAATAATACTTATAGCAGATTTGCATTCCTTAACAAGTTTAGATAATCTTCCCactttaagaaaaaatgtggtCGATTCAGTTAACACCATTCTCTCTTTAATAATAGAcatgtatgtaaaaaaaaaaaaatacatacagGTTTTCATAAATAATGTGAAATTAGAGCATCTTTTGAAATGGGGTAACATGAACAGGATTTTGAACGAAGAAGTGTTCCAACAACTGTCACGTAGAAGCACTAGTCGAGATTatcaattttattcatttctgAAAAATCTATCAGGATGTGAATACTCATATTTTAAGCATCATAATGAGCTATCCCACCAGCAGAATATCCCATCCACTGATGAAGATACACCGTTTAACTTACAGTTGCAAAGAAATAACCAAGAGAATCAACGAACAAACTtccaaaacaaaataaagcagAAACATTATTTCTCCATATTTAGACAATCGGATATTGCACAGCATACATCACTCTATTATTTGATAAACTCCTTCACGTCAGTTAACATGCTCAACAAACATGTGCATGTGAAAAACgtatcaaaaaataaatcggTGGCTCTACTTTCATACCCCAATTTAATGTTAGCAGATATTTTACTCTACAAACCAGATTATTTAATAGTGGGAGtagatcaaaaaaaaaatatcgaagTGATGAAAacaatttcgaaaaaaataaactcctATTTTCCCCATATGATAGGTTTAccaaaaatattcctttccaaattttatgtCCAAATAATGAATCTTGATGGAcaacaaaaaatgagcaaacaTGATCATGATGACCTTTCGGGAAATGATAATAATTCACATAACATTATTTAcctttttgatgaaaaacaaataatagaagataaaattaaaaaaagtaaaacggATAATTACAACAAATTAATTTACGCCCAATCTGACAGGAAAGAAATTAACAATCTTataaatttgttcttctttttttaccattatAAAATGAGGGGCTTATTTAGCCTTGTGAATGAATCAGATCGTTACATACCATCTACAGATCAACTGTTCCAAAACAAGCAAGAGCAAAATACACAGAATAATTCTACATCCTTCTATGATTGCTCACATGATAGAAATTACAACCAACATGTTACCTCTTCAGATAAGATATATCCTGAAGTGGACACAAACAAAAGTgacgaagaaaaattacatccctcttcaaaaaataacataaacCCAAACATTAATCCACAAATTGCAAATCAAATTCTATCATGCTACAATAATAATTATGCCACTTTCAAATATGAATTGTCACATCTGATTTATGagcatttccttcttccgaAATTTGTCTACTCCGTTTTGCAATCAGACAGTGGTAACTTGGTTAATCATGTTttgagggaaggaaagaaatgcCTCTCGCGCAGGGCTACCAAGACGTTTCAG aatttcaaaaaaaggttaaacaTTTAA